The Nitrospirota bacterium genome window below encodes:
- the dnaK gene encoding molecular chaperone DnaK — translation MARIVGIDLGTTNSLIAYMDGQTPRVIPGRNGRTMVPSVVAMTDNGLIVGDPAKEHLVRNPERTIYSVKRFMGKSLGDVAEELKYFPYRLQEQGGVIRIQIGGKSYSPPQISAMILKELKNRAEEHLGEEIRKAVITVPAYFNDSQRQATKDAGLIAGLEVLRIVNEPTAASLAYGLQKRTQGVIAVYDLGGGTFDISILKLKDGIFEVLATNGNTHLGGDDFDRRVADLFLTEVRVKHGLDLEKHPDHMQALRLEAERTKIRLSDEQKTTAVVDLPEPNGTFRREITREQLEALTMDLVEQTLGPCRLALKDAGLQPSEIDEVVLVGGSTRMPLVRRRVEDLFGRVPHSELNPDEVVALGAAVQADILSGGTQDMLLLDVTPLSLGIETMGGVMSTLIRRNTTIPAAAKEMFTTYVDGQTSVDIHVLQGERELARDNRSLARFQFKVPPLPAGVPRIEVMFLIDANGILNVTAKDVRTGQTQSIEVKPSYGLSEEEVERMIGESFKFADDDLKARQLIEARTEGEAILRATEKALKLGGRLIGPEEAASIQTSLAALRTAMAGEDHRAIRASIADVEKATHHLAEVLMDTTLKEALENKRLSELP, via the coding sequence ATGGCACGCATCGTCGGCATTGATCTCGGCACGACCAACTCCCTGATCGCCTACATGGACGGGCAGACGCCCCGCGTCATCCCCGGGCGAAACGGCCGGACCATGGTCCCGTCCGTCGTCGCCATGACCGACAACGGGCTCATCGTCGGGGACCCGGCCAAGGAGCACCTCGTCCGCAACCCCGAACGGACGATCTACTCGGTCAAGCGGTTCATGGGCAAGAGCCTGGGAGACGTGGCCGAGGAGCTCAAGTACTTCCCGTATCGCCTGCAGGAACAGGGCGGGGTCATCCGCATCCAGATCGGCGGGAAATCCTACTCTCCGCCCCAGATCTCGGCCATGATCCTGAAGGAGCTCAAGAACCGGGCCGAGGAGCACCTGGGCGAGGAGATCCGAAAGGCCGTCATCACGGTCCCCGCCTACTTCAACGACAGCCAGCGGCAGGCGACGAAGGACGCCGGGCTGATCGCCGGGCTGGAGGTCCTTCGCATCGTCAACGAGCCCACCGCCGCCTCGCTCGCCTACGGCCTGCAGAAGCGCACCCAGGGGGTCATCGCCGTCTACGACTTGGGCGGGGGCACGTTCGACATCTCGATCCTGAAGCTCAAGGACGGGATCTTCGAGGTCCTGGCCACCAACGGCAACACCCATCTGGGGGGCGACGACTTCGACCGGCGGGTGGCAGACCTGTTCCTCACGGAGGTCCGGGTGAAGCACGGCCTGGATCTGGAAAAGCATCCCGACCACATGCAGGCCCTCCGGCTGGAGGCGGAGCGAACCAAGATCCGGCTCTCGGACGAGCAGAAGACGACGGCGGTGGTCGACTTACCGGAGCCGAACGGAACGTTCAGACGGGAGATCACGAGGGAGCAGCTCGAGGCCCTGACGATGGACCTCGTCGAACAGACGCTCGGCCCCTGCCGGCTCGCTCTGAAGGACGCGGGTCTCCAGCCGTCGGAAATCGACGAGGTCGTGCTGGTCGGGGGCTCGACCCGCATGCCCCTGGTCCGGCGCCGCGTTGAGGATCTGTTCGGCAGGGTGCCGCACAGCGAGCTGAATCCGGACGAGGTCGTGGCGCTCGGCGCAGCCGTGCAGGCCGACATCCTGAGCGGCGGGACCCAGGACATGCTGCTGCTGGACGTGACGCCGCTCTCCCTGGGCATCGAGACGATGGGCGGCGTCATGAGCACGCTGATCCGCCGGAACACGACGATCCCCGCCGCGGCCAAGGAGATGTTCACGACCTACGTGGACGGACAGACCTCCGTGGACATCCACGTGCTCCAGGGGGAGCGCGAGCTGGCCAGGGACAACCGCAGCCTGGCCCGGTTCCAGTTCAAGGTGCCGCCGCTCCCGGCCGGCGTCCCGCGGATCGAGGTCATGTTCCTGATCGACGCCAACGGCATTCTGAACGTGACCGCCAAGGACGTGCGGACCGGCCAGACCCAGTCCATCGAGGTCAAGCCGTCTTACGGCCTGTCGGAGGAGGAAGTGGAGCGGATGATCGGCGAATCCTTCAAGTTCGCCGACGACGACCTGAAGGCCCGCCAGCTCATCGAGGCCCGGACCGAGGGGGAGGCGATTCTGCGGGCCACGGAGAAGGCCTTGAAGCTCGGCGGCCGCCTGATCGGCCCCGAGGAGGCCGCCTCCATCCAGACGTCGCTCGCGGCCCTGAGGACCGCCATGGCCGGCGAGGATCACCGGGCCATCCGGGCGTCCATCGCCGACGTGGAGAAGGCGACGCACCACCTGGCGGAAGTGCTGATGGACACGACGTTGAAGGAAGCGCTGGAGAACAAGAGGCTCTCGGAACTGCCGTAG
- the hscB gene encoding Fe-S protein assembly co-chaperone HscB, whose product MSDVSKTRPRRTELQMARSMCWHCQSEVTGEYFCEQCVKVQPLSKELDYFTCLGLPRLLTIDPAALEAKFYQLSRSFHPDFFQTKTETEQAISLENSALLNTAYRTLKDPIQRAEYLLRLEAGSAKDIRNSPPADLFEEILALQEDLETYRSGTVALDQAGTERLRARLAGEREALERRQREMEARLFELFTVWDSLQLRQRQTGATQPLQAEKETALKEMRELLSNRTYLRNIVNDLVATTA is encoded by the coding sequence ATGAGCGACGTCTCCAAAACCCGGCCCAGACGCACCGAGCTCCAGATGGCCCGGAGCATGTGCTGGCACTGTCAGTCCGAGGTCACCGGGGAATATTTCTGCGAGCAGTGCGTGAAGGTCCAGCCCCTCTCCAAGGAGCTCGATTACTTCACCTGCCTGGGCCTGCCCCGGCTGCTCACCATCGATCCGGCGGCCCTGGAGGCCAAATTCTACCAGCTCAGCCGGTCGTTCCACCCCGACTTCTTCCAGACCAAGACGGAGACCGAACAGGCCATCAGTCTGGAGAACTCCGCCCTGCTGAACACGGCCTACCGGACCTTGAAGGACCCGATCCAGCGGGCCGAATACCTCCTGCGGCTGGAAGCCGGCTCGGCCAAGGACATCCGGAACTCGCCGCCCGCCGACCTGTTCGAGGAGATCCTGGCCCTCCAGGAGGACCTGGAGACCTATCGCTCCGGAACGGTTGCGCTGGATCAGGCCGGGACGGAGCGGCTGCGGGCCAGGCTGGCCGGGGAGCGCGAGGCGTTGGAGCGGCGGCAGCGGGAGATGGAGGCCCGGCTCTTCGAGCTGTTCACCGTCTGGGATTCCCTCCAGCTCCGGCAGCGGCAGACCGGAGCGACCCAGCCGCTGCAGGCCGAGAAGGAGACCGCGCTCAAGGAGATGCGGGAGCTCCTCTCGAACCGGACTTACCTGCGGAACATCGTCAACGATCTCGTCGCGACGACCGCCTGA
- a CDS encoding iron-sulfur cluster assembly accessory protein: MDATKTETNAPVITLSEAALKEVKRLMNIQGVTEGGLRVGVKGGGCSGLSYTINFDDRIGQHDTVYEFDGVKIIVDAKSAIYLQGTQLDFHKDLMGGAFKFVNPNAQKTCGCGESFSA; encoded by the coding sequence ATGGACGCGACGAAGACCGAGACCAACGCGCCGGTGATCACGCTGAGCGAGGCGGCGCTCAAGGAAGTGAAGCGCCTGATGAACATCCAGGGCGTCACGGAGGGCGGCCTCCGGGTGGGCGTCAAGGGCGGCGGATGCTCGGGGCTGAGCTACACGATCAACTTCGACGACAGGATCGGCCAGCACGACACCGTCTACGAATTCGACGGCGTCAAGATCATCGTGGACGCCAAGAGCGCCATCTACCTGCAGGGCACCCAGCTCGATTTCCACAAGGACCTGATGGGCGGAGCGTTCAAGTTCGTGAACCCCAACGCTCAAAAGACCTGCGGCTGCGGCGAGTCCTTCTCGGCCTGA
- the iscU gene encoding Fe-S cluster assembly scaffold IscU gives MAYSDKVVDHFNNPRNMGSLPKDDKDVGTGIVGAPECGDVMKLQIKVQDDRIVDAKFKTFGCGSAIASSSLATEWLKGRTVEEAQKIKNTDIVQELNLPPVKIHCSVLAEDAIKAALADYKKKTDLK, from the coding sequence ATGGCATACAGCGACAAGGTCGTGGACCATTTCAACAACCCGCGGAACATGGGGAGCCTTCCCAAGGACGATAAAGACGTTGGGACCGGCATCGTCGGTGCGCCGGAGTGCGGCGACGTCATGAAGCTGCAGATCAAGGTGCAGGACGACCGGATCGTGGACGCGAAGTTCAAGACCTTCGGGTGCGGCTCCGCGATCGCCAGCTCCAGCCTGGCCACCGAATGGCTGAAGGGCAGGACGGTCGAGGAGGCCCAGAAGATCAAGAACACCGACATCGTGCAGGAGTTGAACCTGCCGCCGGTCAAGATCCATTGCTCGGTGCTGGCCGAGGATGCGATCAAGGCGGCGCTGGCGGATTACAAGAAGAAGACGGACTTGAAGTGA
- a CDS encoding IscS subfamily cysteine desulfurase: MKFPIYLDNHSTTPVDPRVLETMLPYFTEKFGNAASRNHAFGWEAEEAVERARKQIARLIHADPKELVFTSGATESDNLALKGVVEMYHEKGDHIITCQTEHRAVIDTAKALESKRGVKVTYLPVDKHGMVNPDDVRNAITDKTVLISIMLANNEIGTINPVKEIGKIAKEKGVLFHCDATQGVGKIPVDVQEMGIDLMSFTAHKIYGPKGVGALYVRKKGPRVRLVPQMDGGGHERGMRSGTLAVPLIVGFGKACELCEQEMAAESVRLTALRDRLQAAITKELDEVYLNGHPTQRLPHNLNLSFAYVEGESLLMGVKEIALSSGSACTSATLEPSYVLRALGVGSELAHSSIRFGLGRFSTQEEVDYTAKRIIEVVTRLREMSPLYEMAKEGIDLKSVQWTVH, encoded by the coding sequence ATGAAGTTCCCGATTTACCTGGACAACCATTCGACGACCCCGGTGGACCCGCGGGTCCTGGAGACCATGCTGCCTTACTTCACCGAGAAGTTCGGCAACGCGGCCAGCCGGAACCACGCCTTCGGGTGGGAGGCGGAGGAGGCCGTCGAGCGCGCACGGAAGCAGATCGCCCGGCTCATCCACGCCGACCCCAAGGAGCTGGTGTTCACGAGCGGGGCGACCGAGTCCGACAACCTGGCGCTCAAGGGCGTCGTCGAGATGTACCACGAGAAAGGCGACCATATCATCACGTGCCAGACCGAGCACCGCGCCGTGATCGACACGGCCAAGGCGCTGGAGTCCAAGCGGGGCGTGAAGGTCACCTATCTCCCCGTGGACAAGCACGGGATGGTCAACCCGGACGACGTCCGGAACGCGATCACGGACAAGACGGTTCTGATCTCGATCATGCTCGCGAACAACGAGATCGGCACGATCAACCCGGTGAAGGAGATCGGCAAGATCGCCAAGGAGAAGGGCGTCCTGTTCCACTGCGACGCGACCCAGGGGGTCGGCAAGATTCCCGTGGACGTGCAGGAGATGGGGATTGACCTCATGTCCTTCACCGCCCACAAGATCTACGGGCCCAAGGGCGTGGGGGCCCTCTACGTCCGCAAGAAGGGCCCGCGCGTGCGGCTCGTCCCCCAGATGGACGGCGGCGGCCACGAGCGCGGGATGCGGTCCGGCACCCTGGCCGTGCCCCTGATCGTGGGCTTCGGGAAGGCCTGCGAGCTGTGCGAGCAGGAGATGGCCGCCGAATCGGTCCGGCTGACGGCCCTGCGGGACCGGCTGCAGGCGGCGATCACGAAGGAGCTTGACGAGGTGTACCTGAACGGCCACCCGACGCAGCGGCTGCCGCACAACCTGAACCTGTCGTTCGCCTATGTCGAGGGCGAATCCTTGCTGATGGGCGTGAAGGAGATCGCGCTCTCCTCCGGCTCGGCTTGCACCTCGGCGACGCTGGAGCCGTCCTACGTGCTGCGGGCGCTGGGGGTGGGCTCCGAGCTCGCCCACTCCTCGATCCGGTTCGGCCTGGGCCGGTTCAGCACGCAGGAAGAGGTGGACTACACGGCCAAGCGGATCATCGAGGTCGTCACGCGGCTGCGGGAGATGTCGCCCCTGTACGAGATGGCCAAGGAAGGGATCGACCTCAAGTCGGTCCAGTGGACCGTGCATTGA
- a CDS encoding Rrf2 family transcriptional regulator, translated as MLKLSKKADYGLMALQYIASVQYGDLVNARVVNTKEIAEEYHIPVELLAKVLQTLAKHGLIESHNGPKGGYLLARRANAITIAQVLEAIEGPIGITDCYHDKDASVCVQHEHCNIRTPLLKVQDSIYQLLSNMTVEDMLGGTPLITVQSITHAGGIER; from the coding sequence GTGCTGAAACTTTCCAAGAAGGCGGACTACGGGTTGATGGCCTTACAGTACATCGCCTCGGTCCAGTACGGCGACCTCGTCAACGCCCGCGTCGTCAACACCAAGGAGATCGCCGAGGAGTATCACATCCCGGTGGAGCTCCTCGCCAAGGTCCTGCAGACGCTCGCGAAACACGGGCTCATCGAGAGCCACAACGGCCCCAAGGGCGGCTACCTGCTCGCGCGGCGGGCCAACGCCATCACGATCGCGCAGGTGCTGGAAGCCATCGAGGGACCGATCGGCATTACGGATTGTTACCATGACAAGGACGCCTCGGTCTGCGTCCAGCACGAGCACTGCAACATCCGCACGCCCCTCCTCAAGGTCCAGGACAGCATTTATCAGCTTCTCAGCAACATGACCGTCGAAGACATGCTGGGCGGGACGCCGTTGATCACCGTCCAGTCGATCACCCATGCGGGAGGCATCGAGCGATGA
- a CDS encoding 2Fe-2S iron-sulfur cluster-binding protein yields the protein MGGTNPYIEKAQAELPTKPFTVTFLTPDRQTVQVQVDPAKVPYGETGQPGSLLDIALGAGIDLEHACGGVCACSTCHVIVKKGLESCNEGTDDEFDQLEEAPGLTLQSRLGCQCVPNGTVDLVVEIPAVNKNLVKEGH from the coding sequence ATGGGCGGAACCAACCCTTACATCGAGAAAGCACAAGCCGAGCTCCCAACCAAACCTTTTACCGTCACCTTTCTGACTCCTGACCGGCAAACCGTCCAGGTGCAGGTGGACCCGGCCAAGGTGCCTTATGGGGAGACCGGACAGCCGGGCAGCCTGCTGGACATCGCGCTGGGCGCCGGCATTGATTTGGAACATGCCTGTGGCGGCGTCTGCGCCTGCTCCACCTGTCATGTGATCGTGAAGAAGGGCCTGGAGTCCTGCAACGAGGGGACGGACGACGAGTTCGACCAGCTCGAAGAGGCGCCGGGCCTCACCTTGCAATCCCGCCTGGGCTGTCAGTGCGTGCCCAACGGCACGGTGGACCTGGTCGTGGAGATTCCTGCCGTCAACAAGAACCTCGTCAAGGAAGGCCATTGA
- the gltX gene encoding glutamate--tRNA ligase: protein MTEVRVRFAPSPTGYLHIGGVRTALFNWLFARHEKGKFILRIEDTDQSRSTDEAIQVILEGMKWVGLDWDEGPYRQTERMDLYRRHALTLLEKGQAYWCVCRAEELEARRREAQAKGLPQKYDGRCRAKNITDPQGEAALRFKAPQEGRTVVDDLIKGPVVFENDLLDDLIILRSNGYPTYNFSVVVDDALMGITHVIRGDDHLNNTPRQVPIFQALGFPIPRFGHLAMIMGSDKAKLSKRHGATSILAYRDMGYLPEAMVNYLVRLGWSYGDQEIFTIPELIEKFSLESIQKSAAVFNPEKLLWVNAQYLKSNEPKRIAELLLPFLEQAGLGEAVKKAAPGWGERFVLALRERSQTLVEMAAAAGTYLRDEVEIEAAAAQKFLTPAIAPSLEKLTNRLAKADFATPALEQAFKLVLEEDGLKMGQLAQPVRVALTGRTASPGLFEVMDLLGRERILARLRKGIELARAAK from the coding sequence ATGACTGAAGTCCGCGTCCGGTTCGCCCCCAGTCCGACAGGCTACCTCCACATCGGCGGGGTCCGGACCGCCCTCTTCAACTGGCTTTTCGCCCGGCACGAGAAGGGCAAGTTCATCCTCCGGATCGAAGACACGGACCAGAGCCGCTCGACCGACGAGGCCATCCAGGTGATCCTCGAAGGGATGAAGTGGGTCGGCTTGGACTGGGACGAGGGGCCCTATCGCCAGACCGAGCGGATGGACCTCTACCGCCGGCACGCGCTGACATTGCTCGAGAAGGGGCAGGCCTACTGGTGCGTGTGCCGTGCCGAGGAACTGGAGGCCCGCCGCAGGGAGGCCCAGGCCAAGGGGCTTCCGCAGAAGTACGACGGCCGCTGCCGGGCCAAGAACATCACGGATCCCCAGGGCGAGGCTGCGCTCCGGTTCAAGGCCCCGCAGGAGGGGCGGACCGTCGTTGACGACCTGATCAAGGGACCGGTGGTCTTCGAAAACGACCTGCTCGACGACCTGATCATCCTCCGTTCCAACGGGTACCCCACTTACAACTTCTCCGTCGTCGTGGACGACGCGCTCATGGGCATCACCCACGTGATCCGGGGCGACGACCACTTGAACAACACGCCCCGGCAGGTGCCGATCTTCCAAGCCCTGGGTTTTCCGATCCCGCGCTTCGGACACCTCGCAATGATCATGGGCTCGGACAAGGCCAAGCTCTCCAAGCGGCACGGGGCGACCTCTATCCTGGCTTACCGGGACATGGGCTACCTGCCCGAGGCGATGGTGAACTACCTCGTGCGTCTCGGTTGGTCCTACGGAGACCAGGAGATTTTCACCATCCCCGAGCTGATCGAGAAGTTCTCGCTCGAATCCATCCAGAAATCCGCCGCCGTGTTCAATCCGGAGAAGCTCCTGTGGGTCAACGCCCAGTATCTCAAGAGCAACGAGCCGAAGCGGATCGCCGAGCTGCTCCTGCCGTTCCTGGAGCAGGCCGGGCTGGGCGAGGCGGTCAAGAAAGCCGCGCCCGGCTGGGGCGAGCGGTTCGTCCTGGCCCTGCGGGAACGGTCCCAGACGTTGGTCGAGATGGCGGCAGCCGCCGGCACCTACTTGCGGGACGAGGTCGAAATCGAGGCGGCCGCCGCCCAGAAGTTTCTGACCCCGGCCATCGCCCCGTCGCTGGAGAAGCTCACGAACCGGCTGGCCAAGGCCGATTTCGCGACTCCAGCGTTGGAGCAGGCCTTCAAGCTCGTGCTGGAGGAAGACGGGTTGAAGATGGGTCAGCTCGCCCAGCCGGTGCGCGTGGCGCTCACCGGCCGCACGGCCAGCCCGGGACTCTTTGAAGTGATGGATCTCCTGGGACGGGAGCGGATCCTCGCCCGGTTGCGGAAAGGGATCGAGCTGGCCCGAGCAGCCAAGTAG
- a CDS encoding class I SAM-dependent methyltransferase, which produces MSRYASRLESLQDLFGTGDVCVEPDRLRVNGLEYPIEDEVVLLDGGRLSPDAAEIQATFGAEWKCYDGMLPDYERQFAGYFDLVPFEALKQARVCDLGCGMGRWSYLLKRRCRELVLVDFCDAIFQARRLLDDAPALFFRGDIRTLPFRRHFADFALCVGVLHHLPEDMLQALRRIAHYAPWWLVFVYYALDNRPRYFTWLLRIVSLIRLRLSRLHSPKARAVLAAGLAGAVYLPLRAARNVARPFGLGRYVPLADIYEEASWPFLCHAAYDRFFTPIEQRVRRPEIFSLRDTFAEVQVSDLPPYWHFTLRHPSTP; this is translated from the coding sequence GTGAGCCGGTACGCCAGCAGACTGGAAAGCCTGCAGGACCTGTTTGGCACGGGGGACGTGTGCGTCGAGCCCGATCGTCTCCGTGTGAACGGGCTAGAATACCCGATCGAAGACGAGGTCGTGCTGCTCGACGGGGGGCGTCTCTCTCCCGATGCCGCGGAGATCCAAGCGACGTTCGGCGCCGAATGGAAGTGCTATGACGGCATGCTGCCGGACTACGAGCGGCAGTTCGCCGGATATTTCGATCTGGTTCCGTTCGAAGCTCTGAAACAGGCGAGGGTCTGCGATCTCGGCTGCGGGATGGGCCGCTGGAGCTATCTGCTAAAGAGGCGCTGCCGAGAACTGGTGCTCGTGGACTTCTGCGACGCGATTTTCCAGGCGAGACGGTTGCTGGACGACGCACCGGCCCTGTTCTTCCGCGGCGACATCCGAACGCTCCCCTTCCGGAGGCATTTTGCCGATTTCGCCCTCTGCGTGGGGGTCCTCCACCACCTGCCCGAGGACATGCTGCAGGCGCTTCGCCGGATCGCCCACTATGCTCCCTGGTGGCTCGTCTTCGTCTATTACGCGCTCGACAACCGCCCGCGCTACTTCACGTGGCTCCTCCGCATCGTGAGCCTGATCCGGCTGCGGCTTTCACGGCTCCACTCGCCGAAGGCCCGGGCCGTGCTCGCCGCGGGCCTGGCTGGCGCCGTCTATCTCCCCCTCCGCGCCGCCCGCAACGTGGCCCGACCGTTCGGGCTCGGCCGCTACGTGCCCCTGGCCGACATCTACGAGGAGGCTTCCTGGCCCTTTCTCTGCCATGCCGCCTACGATCGCTTTTTCACGCCGATTGAACAGCGCGTGCGCCGACCGGAGATCTTTTCCCTGCGCGACACGTTCGCCGAGGTCCAGGTTTCCGATCTTCCCCCCTACTGGCACTTCACGCTCCGCCATCCCTCCACCCCATGA
- a CDS encoding glutamine--tRNA ligase/YqeY domain fusion protein: MTDPEPSPPSDFIRDIVAQDRKAGKHGGRVVTRFPPEPNGYLHIGHAKSMCLNFGIASENPGGVCHLRFDDTNPETEDPEYVQAIQEDVRWLGFDWKDKMFYASDYFEPLFEYAVKLIKKGKAYVDSLSADEIRRHRGTLTEPGKDSPYRTRPVEDNLDLFQRMRAGEFPDGAHVLRAKIDMASPNINLRDPVLYRIRHATHYRTGDKWCLYPSYDYAHPLSDAIEGITHSICTLEFEDHRPLYDWVIEQCETPHRPQQIEFARLNLTNTVMSKRRLLELVEKKLVTGWDDPRLPTLKGLRRRGYTPEAIRAFCEHIGVAKRDATIEMALLEHFVREDLNKRAARVMAVLRPLKVVIDNYPEGQVEELEAVNNPEDPNAGTRKVPFSRILYIEQEDFREAPPPKYFRLAPGREVRLRYAFIVKCVDVVKNERGEVVELHCTYDPETRSGGSSRRKVKSTIHWVSAEHALDAEVRLYEALLTTDLSQVPADRDWTQSLNPQSLQRLAGCKVEASLAQAKPGTRVQFERQGYFCTDPDTTKGALVFNRTVSLKDPWAKIEKARQET, from the coding sequence ATGACCGATCCCGAGCCATCCCCCCCTTCGGATTTCATCCGGGACATCGTCGCCCAGGACCGGAAGGCCGGCAAGCACGGAGGCCGGGTCGTCACCCGCTTCCCCCCGGAGCCGAACGGCTACCTCCACATCGGCCACGCCAAGTCCATGTGCCTGAACTTCGGGATCGCCAGCGAGAATCCCGGCGGCGTCTGTCACCTCCGCTTCGACGATACGAACCCCGAGACGGAAGACCCCGAATACGTCCAAGCCATCCAGGAGGACGTGCGCTGGCTGGGCTTCGACTGGAAAGACAAGATGTTCTACGCCTCGGACTATTTCGAGCCGCTCTTTGAATACGCCGTGAAACTGATCAAGAAGGGCAAGGCCTATGTGGACAGTCTGAGCGCGGACGAGATCCGACGGCACCGAGGCACCCTCACCGAGCCGGGCAAGGACAGCCCCTACCGGACCAGGCCGGTCGAAGACAATCTCGATCTCTTTCAGCGGATGAGGGCCGGGGAATTTCCCGACGGGGCCCATGTCCTGCGGGCCAAGATCGACATGGCCTCCCCGAACATCAATCTGCGCGATCCGGTCCTCTACCGCATCAGGCACGCGACCCATTACCGGACCGGCGACAAGTGGTGCCTCTACCCGTCCTACGACTATGCCCATCCCCTGTCGGACGCGATCGAGGGGATCACCCACTCGATCTGCACGCTGGAGTTCGAAGACCACCGGCCGCTCTACGATTGGGTGATCGAGCAGTGCGAGACGCCGCATCGTCCGCAGCAGATCGAGTTCGCGCGGCTCAATCTCACCAACACGGTCATGAGCAAGCGGCGGCTGCTCGAGCTGGTCGAGAAGAAGCTCGTCACCGGGTGGGACGACCCGCGCCTGCCGACGCTCAAGGGATTGCGGCGGCGGGGCTATACGCCCGAAGCGATCCGCGCCTTCTGCGAGCACATCGGCGTGGCCAAACGGGATGCGACGATCGAGATGGCCCTGCTGGAGCACTTCGTCCGTGAGGACCTCAACAAACGCGCCGCACGCGTGATGGCCGTGCTCCGACCGCTCAAGGTCGTGATTGACAACTATCCGGAAGGACAGGTCGAAGAATTGGAAGCCGTCAACAACCCGGAAGACCCGAACGCCGGCACGCGAAAGGTTCCTTTCTCCCGGATCCTGTACATCGAGCAGGAGGACTTCCGCGAAGCGCCACCGCCCAAGTATTTCCGCCTCGCACCGGGCCGCGAAGTCCGGCTCCGCTACGCCTTCATCGTCAAGTGCGTGGACGTGGTGAAGAACGAACGGGGCGAGGTCGTCGAGCTGCACTGCACCTATGACCCGGAGACCCGCAGCGGCGGCTCCTCCCGACGCAAGGTCAAAAGCACGATCCACTGGGTCTCGGCCGAGCACGCGCTGGACGCGGAGGTGCGACTCTACGAGGCGCTGCTTACAACCGACCTGTCACAAGTTCCGGCGGACCGGGATTGGACCCAGTCCCTCAACCCTCAATCGCTCCAGAGACTGGCCGGCTGCAAAGTGGAGGCGAGCCTGGCCCAGGCCAAGCCGGGCACGCGGGTCCAGTTCGAGCGGCAGGGCTATTTCTGCACGGACCCCGATACGACCAAGGGTGCGCTGGTCTTCAACCGGACCGTCTCCCTCAAGGACCCCTGGGCCAAGATCGAAAAAGCCCGGCAGGAAACCTAG